The sequence TGACGGCAGGGTGCCTTCCTTGCTTCAGGGTGTTGCACAACAAAACGCATGCCAACCTCTTCTTGTCTTCTCCAGCCTTTCTCCCCACCGTGAGCCATCAACATCATTAACCCATTGCTAGCCCTTAGTTGAGACTCGTCAGAATCAACTCAACTCTATCATCATTGTCTGTCCTATCGCTAGTGTCATCGAAAGTGTTCTATTTGTTCGGGTTGCGCTTAGACGTTAGATTTCACAATGCGCGCTTCAAGCTTCCTCGCTCCGCTTTTCTTCGCCGCTTCATCCCTGGCTCAGGCCGTCGAAGAGGGTATCGAACCATCTTCCCCTGCGCCAACCGGGTGCAAGACGACGGTCAAGGGCAACTTTACCATTGGCGTCGAGAACTTCTTTTCGGCAAGATCTAAGCGCGAGACAGCTCAAGAGGTACAGAGCCTTGCATGTACAATCAATGGCACAGTGCTAATTCAGCATAATAGGCTGCCGATGGATTGCTCTTTTGCACACTCGAGAACGGTATCCTTCGCGACCAGTACAGCCGCACAGGCTCCGTCGTGGCTAATCGTCAATTCCAATTCGACGGCCCACCACAAGCAGGTGCCATTTACACGGGCGGCTTCTCGGTATGCCAGAACAACTCCCTCGCCATAGGTGGCTCGGCAAGATGGTTCCGGTGTATGAGTGGTGAATTTGGCAATTTATACGATGAATCGATCGGCGACCAGTGCACGGAAATCAGGATCATTGCCGACTTCGTGAATGACCCCTCGCCCTCGAGCTCACTCGTCCTCCCAGCCAGTACCACACTCAGTCTCATTCCTACTGGAGGCGCAGGTGTTACCCTGGTGTCTTCTGTCACTGCTTCTTCTGTCGCATCGAGCTCTGTTGCCAAGAGCACCCCATCTTCGGGCTCCTCAGGAAGCGCCTCCTCTCCATCTGCCACGTCAACGCCGTCCAGATCTGCAATCAGCTCAGCAAGCAGCTCAGCGAGTGAGTCCGCATCTGGGACCTCCGCGTCTTCTTCTGCCAGCAGCGCGGCTGCTGCGCCTCCTGCATCCGCAGGTCGTGCCGCCACATCTTCGCCAATGACAAGAGCTGTGCTTCTTGGGGCAATACTGGCTGTTTTTGGTGCTGCTATAATCCTCTAAGTGTTCCAGTCTCAAACACGCCAATGCAAGATCGAAGCAGCATGCGAGATATAGGAGGTCGCCACTTTCGATTGGCCACAGCGCTACATCACTAGGCACAAGCACTTGTACAAGATTCTGCATTGGAGTTCAGATGAGTTTGCGATACACGATTCTTACCGGGCGATTTGCTCATCTTTATGACGATGCAAACGCCTTTGTTCACACCTTATTATACTTGCATACAGATCGGGAGCGCCACTACGGCGGAAACTGGGCTAGGCGTTCGCATTGGGGATACCGGAGATGTTTGCATTGCAGCcagtgtgctgtaagggcGTATACATGTCGAGCTTTTGTATAGACaa is a genomic window of Ascochyta rabiei chromosome 8, complete sequence containing:
- a CDS encoding tRNA pseudouridine(32) synthase, whose translation is MRASSFLAPLFFAASSLAQAVEEGIEPSSPAPTGCKTTVKGNFTIGVENFFSARSKRETAQEAADGLLFCTLENGILRDQYSRTGSVVANRQFQFDGPPQAGAIYTGGFSVCQNNSLAIGGSARWFRCMSGEFGNLYDESIGDQCTEIRIIADFVNDPSPSSSLVLPASTTLSLIPTGGAGVTLVSSVTASSVASSSVAKSTPSSGSSGSASSPSATSTPSRSAISSASSSASESASGTSASSSASSAAAAPPASAGRAATSSPMTRAVLLGAILAVFGAAIIL